The stretch of DNA ATCATTGAATTATGATATTTAGAATTAACAAAATTTTGTAACGACATATCATTGTTTGTATATACATTAGATGACATATTAGAATTaacatcttcatcatcataattatattgttcttgatcaatattattattttgttcatcggcatttatttgtatttccATGTCAATATCACTATCATCTTGTTgactgtttttttttttttttttaatcctCTTGTTTGATCTCTTTtctcttatatattttctctttttgTTATCCTTTTCATAAATATCTTCAACCGATACTTCTCTCATAGATGAATAATAATCAATAGGAAcgttattcatataattataaacaaTACTTTTATCCTTTGTAAATTCTTTCTTAATTAAATCTAGAAAATTTTTACCAAAGATAGGaattctttcattttttaatatataaaaattattcatacatacattataatatttattcttttcatcttcttgttctttttttttttcatcgaTTTGATGTCTTTTAATCCATAAATTATGTTCCaaagaattataataactattattatttgtgtcatccgtaaaaatattttgatattgTGTTTCATTATTAATTACTTTAAacatgttattatatttgtatataaattttttcctatttttaacatgtatattttcattagatgtatttttatgataCATATGTTTATTACCTATATCGCTTAATGATTGTTGATTTGATAATGTACCTCCTTCctctttcattttataaagatattcattataacttttatatctattataaggatcaatatataaagaaagaatatcataattattatttaattctgTGAGAAATTCATCAGAAAAACTTAATAAATTCTTAggaatatattctttatatatattattataaagataaCTATGAACATCTTCTATAATTATGTTAACAAAAGAAGGATTATTATCTAAATCATTTTGATTCATAAAACTTTTCGTGTATAGCAGATCTAATGGGAATGAATTCATTCTACTTGCATtggatgaaaaaatattagagAGTGAGCTATTACGACTATAACGACTATTACCACTATTACGACTATTACATCTGTTCAAatgatacatattattattattgtcgaTGTTAAGGGGAATATTTGGGTTCATCTGTTTTAGTATGGAAAGAAAAGCATTCCTATGATTAATAATATCAGATGGATAATCACCTGTacatatattactattaatattattattattaatattttcattattgttatatgCCTTTAAATCATTCAAAGacttattttcttcattctcATTCCTATTCATATTACTCAATGCATCTACAACAAATCTATTCTGATCACATTGTTTGTTATCATGTATACCCATTTGTGTCTCATTATTGTTAGCCGTGTGAGAAAATTTatagaaattattatttgaattatcaTCATGTGTAAAAGAATTTATGAATTCGTTtgagaatatattattcatattttgatGATCCATCATCTGATAACTATTATGTCTTTCATGTGATATGTTCTCATAAAATTGTTCAGAATTTTTTGTAAATCCAGATGGattattattcaaattattcatattattgatattattcatattattgatattattcatattattcaaattattcaaattattcatattattgatattatttatattattcatattattcatattattgatattattgatattattaatattattaatattattcatattattaatattattcatattattaatatgatcatttggatgataattataatttttatgattatCATACAATTCAgaaatatgattattatgataCATATCATTAGtgttattttttgttaatatatgAGGAAGGTCAAGTGATGTAGATGATGTGTTTGATTGTTTGTTAACTGTTTGCCCCCCCAAAGATGTAAATTcattatgaagaaaaagtattaaataaaaatctgcataataatttttttcaaataagataaaaaatCGAGGTATAAAATATCGAATagataacatataaaaatatggtgtttgtatatatttatttgtaaataaaTCACAATGATTACATACTTTTCTGAGTTGAATTAGAATATTCATCAATCCTATATAATTCCCTGTATTTAATGTATTTTGCacgtttttattatttataaattcatcATATAAGATTTGTTGTCTTCTTGTTAAtttacatttaataatatgttcatatttatttggcatttctttttctacatttttttttaatcttcttaaaatatatggacGTATAACAGTATGTAATCTATTAATTAATTCTTTGGAATGATgaattttacttttttctaTAGCTAGATTTAAAGGATCTGAAAACCATTCTTTAAAATCTAAATGGGAGGTAAAAATATTTGGCATAAGGAAATGAAGTAAAGACCATAATTCTTCTAAACTATTTTGTAAGGGTGTACCTGTAATTAATAAACAATTATCTCTTTTTAAgcttaatataatattccaACGTTttgtattaaaatttttaatattatgagCTTCatctaatattatatatttccatcTTTTCCTTTTAAAAACTAAATGATCTTTAACAACAGTTGAATAGCTagaaatacatatatgaaaagaatCTTTATTAAACCATCCAACTCTTTTCTTATATCTTTCATTTTGATTTCCATAAtaagataatattttaaaacaaGGACAAAAACGTTTTAATTCAATTTCccaatttattaatatagatGTTGGTACTATTACTAAATGAGGACcccatatatttaaataataagcTAAGTAACTTAACAATGATATACATTGTAATGTTTTACCTAAACCCATTTCATCAGCTAATAtaccattaatattatttttatataaatataataaccaATGTAATCCTGCATGTTGATAATCTCTTAATGTTGCTTTAATAATAGGAGGTATTTTTGTTAAATGTTTTTCATCCATATTACACCTTAACATATCATCACTAtcatcactattattattattattattatcatcatcactattatcaatattatcaatattattattattatcaatattactGTTGTTGCTAGATAGTTTACTTTTTGCTATTTTTGTTCTTcttaaattatattcatcttttataattcttcttttcttttcacTAATTTTTTGACAAGACGATACACTATCTCGTTTTATATGTTCAGATATATCATCCGAATCATTTtgaatttcattttttaataatataaattctttttttttatttatttttccattatcataattatcacTTTGATTTTCAtccttttcataatttttattttcttcttctcttttttctattttcatttttgtatcatattcatcatatttttctttttttaatttattattaaatctGGTTGGAGAATAATTCTCTTTATCACTTTTGTAATCTTCTCCTGtcttatcataataattcttattatcaatatgttCATACGAGGAATTATTAAGTATTTCATCCTTAGTCTCATGATTAAATTGATCTCCATCACGTTTGTCATAATTATGACTCGTTTCATTCTCATCAATGTTATTATCTCCacttttttcatcattatgaTTCGTTTCATTCTCATCAATGTTATTGTCTCCactttttt from Plasmodium sp. gorilla clade G2 genome assembly, chromosome: 8 encodes:
- a CDS encoding helicase SRCAP, putative, translated to MNEIKSENILQTRPFKLGIEEIQNLGSSYFIENNEKLKKYNNEISSLKKELDILNEKMGKCTTTTKIVEPAKTPEFTFWYYELKEMKGFQDLVMYEVKKKKKHFKVLSHSCLKYLSNREKMKIKKQEEEEKRLKLYSKNISSYMDVFWKKIEKLVWEEKKRELQQTLNKKKEMRFKKFVKEAIKKIKDARHNNAHELFENKYVSMSSNNNSEIVNNNSSSIDNGDKELKEDDLTDQEEEDYLLDEQMSSTGESENKEEEINMLDDEANLPIEELLKRMYGFKDGEDYIDFMENEENVNETSHNDEKSEDNSIDENETNHNDEKSGDNNIDENEMRHNDEKSGDNNIDENETSHNDEKSGDNNIDENETNHNDEKSGDNNIDENETSHNYDKRDGDQFNHETKDEILNNSSYEHIDNKNYYDKTGEDYKSDKENYSPTRFNNKLKKEKYDEYDTKMKIEKREEENKNYEKDENQSDNYDNGKINKKKEFILLKNEIQNDSDDISEHIKRDSVSSCQKISEKKRRIIKDEYNLRRTKIAKSKLSSNNSNIDNNNNIDNIDNSDDDNNNNNNSDDSDDMLRCNMDEKHLTKIPPIIKATLRDYQHAGLHWLLYLYKNNINGILADEMGLGKTLQCISLLSYLAYYLNIWGPHLVIVPTSILINWEIELKRFCPCFKILSYYGNQNERYKKRVGWFNKDSFHICISSYSTVVKDHLVFKRKRWKYIILDEAHNIKNFNTKRWNIILSLKRDNCLLITGTPLQNSLEELWSLLHFLMPNIFTSHLDFKEWFSDPLNLAIEKSKIHHSKELINRLHTVIRPYILRRLKKNVEKEMPNKYEHIIKCKLTRRQQILYDEFINNKNVQNTLNTGNYIGLMNILIQLRKVCNHCDLFTNKYIQTPYFYMLSIRYFIPRFFILFEKNYYADFYLILFLHNEFTSLGGQTVNKQSNTSSTSLDLPHILTKNNTNDMYHNNHISELYDNHKNYNYHPNDHINNMNNINNMNNINNINNINNINNMNNMNNINNINNMNNLNNLNNMNNINNMNNINNMNNLNNNPSGFTKNSEQFYENISHERHNSYQMMDHQNMNNIFSNEFINSFTHDDNSNNNFYKFSHTANNNETQMGIHDNKQCDQNRFVVDALSNMNRNENEENKSLNDLKAYNNNENINNNNINSNICTGDYPSDIINHRNAFLSILKQMNPNIPLNIDNNNNMYHLNRCNSRNSGNSRYSRNSSLSNIFSSNASRMNSFPLDLLYTKSFMNQNDLDNNPSFVNIIIEDVHSYLYNNIYKEYIPKNLLSFSDEFLTELNNNYDILSLYIDPYNRYKSYNEYLYKMKEEGGTLSNQQSLSDIGNKHMYHKNTSNENIHVKNRKKFIYKYNNMFKVINNETQYQNIFTDDTNNNSYYNSLEHNLWIKRHQIDEKKKEQEDEKNKYYNVCMNNFYILKNERIPIFGKNFLDLIKKEFTKDKSIVYNYMNNVPIDYYSSMREVSVEDIYEKDNKKRKYIREKRSNKRIKKKKKNSQQDDSDIDMEIQINADEQNNNIDQEQYNYDDEDVNSNMSSNVYTNNDMSLQNFVNSKYHNSMMNLSYVLESLFPNMEQFLKKNEKMIHNFTLINNPSVICKSHDIRINNNLINYSNDKMNPIIIQIKNATRVYHDAFLKQSIIFPLNKDISLGSGKLCALEKLLSKCKREGNKCLLFTQFIKMLDILEIFLNHLNYSFIRLDGSTKVEQRQKIVTKFNNDKSIFIFISSTRSGSIGINLTAANVVIFYDTDWNPSIDKQAMDRCHRIGQTKDVHVFRFVCEYTVEENIWKKQLQKRKLDNICINMGNFNNSNTHSKITDTDPTNNKDWFTNVDTIKEVFINKKNNDDDDDMYKDRLLHEQVENKDKMNVRFEKTLEHVEDKDDIRALNETKKETQNEISQNMQDFTTRNDFQDSYNLTSYCFNFLNDNLTDSLKEQIDEMRMKIEIEMMNTGDDNMSLNDSSN